The Leishmania mexicana MHOM/GT/2001/U1103 complete genome, chromosome 31 DNA segment gagtgcacacacgcgtagtgagaggaggaggagtagGGGGGGTGTACGCAGTGATACCAACTTACCACTCAAATAGGAAAACAGAACAAGGATTGAAGCAAGGCACAATGTATAATATGGGACgcgaagaggggagggaacCCTAAACCACTACAACAAAAGAAAGTCGCCAACTAAAAACGCCAGAACAAGAACAGAAATAATAATGAaggggaaaagaaaaacctCGGGGGAAAGTCggaacagaaaaaaaaaggacgaGAGAAGCAGTAGTAgtagcggtggcagcagtcGATGCAAACAGAACGTCAGATCCCACACACTCACCGGCAAGTaaccagaaaaaaaacgacagAGAAAAAGTGTCGCAGTGCAAGCCTTCCACTTCTTGGGGATGTGTATATCGCTGTATGATACAGTGGGCGTGGTAAGGGTGTAACCGAATTAAGAcggcggagggaggaggagggggggaagggagtcTCTCTCGAACGCCCCCACCccgaaaaaacaaaaaacaagcAGAGAGCAACACGAGAGAAACAGAGGCCGCCACACACAAatgaaaacacacacacacagagagagggagagagggagagagatagaaaggagaggagaggagggacgGCCAAAAGAAAATGAAACCAAAGAGTGACGCGACACAATGCCTTTTCTTGAAGCAAGAAGTCCAcaggaaaaaagggggaaaaagggTTTTTTGAagattcttttttttggggggtggggaggggggggctaTTCGGTTTTCTTGGCTATTTCCTTGTTCTCTTGTCCTGTTGTCCACGATAGAAGCATAAACCGACGCGCGAGCTCGACAGcactacacgcacacgtacacgaagaagagaagggaaaaacggggggaggaggggggcggagggaggaaaaacacgcgcacacacacacacaaacaaaagaAACAACACGGGAAAGAGGATGAAGCAAggaagcgaaaaaaaaaggtagagagagaaagggccACAACACACGTGATGAGGGTGTACAGTACAGAAAGAGAAGGCGCCACAGACGGAGGTCGGTCTCTGTCGGTCTCGTTAGCCTTGCTGAAAATCTGCTTGAAGCGATTTCTCTACCTTTTACTCCTTTTTTTGGTTATATATTAGTCCTACTGACAAATAGCGGTGCAAAGCGAAAGGCAGAAGTCGGTTGAGCGGGTTTGAGGGAGTGAGGGCTTGAGCGTTCCCCAACACAAGATTCGGGCGTGTAGTGATGATATTGATGTGCTGGAGAGTGTGAAGAGTAGGTGTCCGCGTAGAAAACGTCCACAGTATGGCCGAGAAAGCggaaaggcagagagaaaCAGGTTTAGCTCATGAAGACAAGGTGAAGCATATGCAAGGTGCTTGACCAAGAACACGCACATCGTTGGGCCCCAgtgaagcgccgccgccatccacAACACTAGTACCACCTGCTTCTGCTCCAGCGCTCGACTTCTGGAAGATGGGACGCGCGAGACGCACACAAGTGAAAGACCGCCCTCGACACGCATCTAGATCAGAGGTCACGACTCGCTGAAGAAAGAAGGAAAGCTCCCTTCCGTGATTCTGATTTGCGGCGAGCCAAGGAAGCAGGGAGCGTGTGTGATGACGAAACGTGCGTACCGCGGTCACGCCCCCGTTTCAGTGTTCCTTTGCCGTCATCGCACGCAAAAATGGCTGCCGAGATTGCGACCTGACCGCACGTTTGCCTGTCAATGACTGTGACGACATCCAGGGGCTGGAAATGGGGGTCCCACGCTTGAGCCCTGATGGCGCGATAGCCCgtgtttttctttccgtCGAGACGTCTGTCGCAGCACACGTTTTGGCCTCCTTTTACTGCCCTTGATAGACCGCCTATGTGTCTTGAGTACTTCGTCATCATTGCATAAGGCatagcacacacacgcagaaccaagcaagcaagcaaagACGAAcacgagagaggagagaggtggcggccaCACTCTGGAGGAGAACCGGCAACAACACATACAGAGgaatgaaaaaaaaatacgaCGACGAGACTCGGAACGTGacggggaaggaggaggaggtgcaaaTTTTGCGTTCTCAGCACATGGgactcacgcacacacgcaaagaTGACACGGTGAGGGAAAGAGACCGCTGAGGAGCCACATCGAGGGACAAAAAAGCGCCAGACCCGTCCAGAGAAAACCTGGGAACCAGTACAGTGCGCCGGTGGCTACAGACGCTTACGCGGCATTTTACACGAGCCCGACACACAAGCGAGACAGGCTgggcacgaggaggagaacagaTCCGCAGCAGGGACACTGAAGTCCACTTGAGGAAAAGCGAAAACTCTTGAAGTCGCTGTAGCTTTTCCCGCGCCCCACCTTTTTTTCTAAACGACCGTCCGTGTGCGTCGCACGCGGGCAcgtctttttctttcccctgcgttttcctccctccttcctcATCCGTACCGCCACTGGTTTGGCATCGCCGTTCTGCAAAGTACATAAGCATgtatttatatatatatatatgtatacgtgtgtgtgtgtgtgtgtacgtgcgctgAAACAACACCCCTCTTACCACCTTCTCGTCgactttttgttttctttttgtgtgtttcCTCGCGTGTGCCGATCTCTCCGGTTCTTGAACACCAACGAAACACtcggggagagagagcgaagaagAGTGCCAGAACCACATCACATATCAACGACTGGCGCATGTAAAGgtgagggagacggagaggtcGCAGAAGATAGCGGCTCACagatggaaaaaaaaacggagaaACGGCACAGCAAATTACAAAAAGAGCCACCGGCTTCTACTCTGTAGATATATAGAGCACAGAGAGTTGGAACAACGGTGTacccctcaccctctcctgcCACCCTACCCTTGTCTTTACAGCTCTCCGCCTTTCACTCAGACTAACCGTGAGGCAGAGGTATACCTGCACTCAGCGTGCAATGATGTGAAGCGGGATAGGAAATGAAGGCAGAGGCCACAGCAGGGACGGCAAAGGAGGGGTTAGTGAAGATCACAGCAGTCAGACGCCCACTAACTGGAGACGCAAGAAGAGGGAAACAAAAAGTCACACCCGCCGAAAAGCGCGTGAGCATCTTTCCGCTTCCTGCAACAAATTTAATGCACGCGCagccgttttttttttcctagctcctcttcctcggtCCTTACGCGTCGTTTCATGTGTGCACAAGGAACGGTTCTTGACTTCTTCGACGATCGTCTGTATGCCGCTTTTCATGGTTCGCGCCTCCTTTCCAAGTTGTTGTCTTCGCAGTTGTTGTGCCTGCTCCTCTTTTCCCGATtttgtttgttgtttttcCATAGCCGTGTCCACACCATCTCGTCATGGACCACAGTTGGCGGGGATGGAAAGCACAGGAAAgaacgaaacaaaaaaaatgacGTGGGAGACAAAAATAGGGCGGGGGTTACACAGCAAATGAGGCCACGTATGTAAGAGAGTCCTTCCTGTGTGATTTCCTGGGCTATTGGcccactccccctccttcccccacccccacccgtcCATCATGCCTCGTCTATCACGCCCTTTTGTTCCTGTTCACACTAGCCCTTCGGTCACTTCCTCGTGCTATCACACACAGCAACAACGGCCAACACACAAGCGAGAGCCGCGGGACGAGGGGGCATGacaggaagggaggaggaagcgcgagggaggcgaaAGACAGACACGGCGCATACGACGCACCCGAGAAGTGCGGTGGTTGGacagaggacgaggagacgcCTATACGCTTCTTTCGTTCTGTTTTCCTACCAAAGAAACGACGCATTTCTGCAAGAACAACAGTGAAAGTGACACAGAtacgggagagagaggcgacgGGGACGAGGGGAGGtagagggcgagagaaacaaaaaTGAAAAGCACGAGAGTagcgaaaacgaaaaaaggggggCAACACGTGTGCGTCTCAGGGCCAAATAGTaaacgcaaaaaaaaagaaaaaaaatgaaaagagAATACACGCTAGTGTATCAGAAAAGGAGagaccaaaaaaaaaacacgatCCAAGTCTGCCGAACAAAACAGAAGGGAGAcagtggagggggagggagggagggagggaggtcgAAGGATCCCGATACTAATAAACGTCGATGCGCTCAATAAAGCCGTTCGTGAGAGTGCAgggggacgagagagagagaaagaaaacgaTTGAGAAGCAGCGAGCGAAAAGGAGGTCAGGTGCTGCCGTAGCTGCGGGTAGTTGCATCTTCGTCTCGCTTAAAGCTTCATAGAAAGCCATGGCAGCAGTAGTCTAAGAAGATGTtagagagaagcagcgaaAAGTGAGAGAAGGGGTGTTATAGGATTCACAAAGCAGAGCAGTGCTTCCATCCACCATACTCTCACCCTACTTACCACTTGAACCGCAAGCATGAGCAAACGACATTGTGCGGGgcgcgagtgtgtgtgtgtataaATAGGCACTTTCCAGGAAAGACAAGTAGACAAGCACCGCCGCATaactccccccccccatggGAGGGGGACTTCACTTCTGGTTGGAACAACACCGTCGAAAGAGACAGACCCCCGGTCACGAAGATAATGctgggagggagagagagagacgaagaaACAAAATGGAAACCAGACAGCGACATAGAGGCTACGCGTTTCCCACATACAAGCAGAAGCACCACCATCCTTGCGCTATACCATTCGCTTCGTTCTCTTGTCTTCCCCGCTTTGCTGTTCCAGCGAGGGCACCAGCAAAGCTCagcctccccccatccctcgGCGCCACCAGTTACTCGCTCGACCTCTCTCAACGCGAACTCCAAAGTGTGCACCGCTGGGCAGCTTAAAGCTGGTTAGAGGCGAAGCCCCAGTTCACCATGTTCCAAAATGCGGTCACGTAGGCCGCACGGTCGTTCCTGTAGTCGATGTAGTACGCGTGCTCCCATACATCACACGTCAAAATGGGCACAAGGTTGGGCTCCGTGAGCGGGCAGCCCGCGTCGTGCGTCTGGAGCACCTTCAGCTTGCCACTCGACGTGTCCTTCACGAGCCACACCCAGCCGGAGCCAAAATGACCGTTGGCCGCAGTCGTGAATTCCTTCTTGAAGTGCTCGAAGCTGCCGAAACATTCGACGATCAACTTCGCCAAATTTCCAGACggctcgccaccgccgttcGGCGACAGGCACTGCCAGAAGAAGTCGTGGTTGAAGATCTGAGCCGCACAGTTGAAGGTGGGGCCCTTCTCAGACTTGATTACTTCCAGCAGCGACTTCGACGCAAGTTGCGAATTGGACTCCGCGGCAGCGTTCAGCTTCACGGCGTACCCCTTGTGGTGCTTCTCGTGATGGAAGGTGACCTGCTCCTTCGACATGCCCTTCGACGCGAGCGCGTCGTGGGGGTACGGTAGCGGCTTAACAGCGAACGGCATGATGAACGAAGAGAAAGTAAACAGGGATGTAAAAGAACGGTGACAATGGCACGTGCGTTGTGTACGTTGTCCGATTCGTAAGCTGGCTGAGGTGGAGAgatgtttgtgtgtgttttctgcCTGAAGGACCGAAAGCAAAGTTGGTGAGGCTACACGCGgcagcgaaagaaaaaaagggataATAATAAGGGATGAGtaagtgagagagagagagtgctGCGATCTGTTCCGTTCCAGCGCGTGTGTTGgcagaaaaggagagggggaagtgCCACATGTGCATGTTTGTGCAGGTGGGCATGAGATATGGGACGCGGGAAacggagacagagagagagaaggatgCAACAAGGGAGCACGGGGAGAGTGCATGGGGGCAatggggggagagaaagaggatgGCAAGTAATGGAAGCGCGCACGCGGAGCGCGCGTACAGTGATGTCAAGACAGTACACGGCAACAGAGGCAGGGGTGAAGTTTGCGAGAGGAAGTAGTGAGCGACGAGGATTGGCGAGACTCACGGAATTGGGTGTCAGCGCTGTGGCTACAGCGAGCAAAATCATTCGAGACAGGAGGAGTGGGCGGCGGGCGTCCTTCGTGCGTTTACTCtcggagagaggaagggccCGGCTGAGATACATCACCATGCGACGATCCGTACCTCCGACCTTCTCACTCATGTGCGTCTGCGGCATTCGGACTCTCGTTCTCTCCACCCCGTTGGTTATTAGCACCACTTCCTCAAGCCTTCTTGATTATCTTTTCTTGTCACGGTTTGTGTCGCTCCTTCGCTTCTACAGAAAAAATGCGCCCGACTAACGCATCATGACCAACCACCCTGTCCCTCGGCTCCCTCCTCGCtgcagcaaaaaaaaggaaaacgcaaacacacgcgcacgcacacatgtaCAACAGTGCAGGCACAATCAGATCATGGTCACTGAATGAGGAAAcgatatagatatatatatatatagataggTGTACatgcaaaaaaaagatgagCCTACAACATGCATCCATCATCTTTCGTTACGTtataccaccaccaccaacaccacaTCTATGCCTTCTCCTCATCCCACAGCGCACTGACATATTGAGGGCGGTTATCAAAGTGAGTTGAGGggcaaacacacgcacggagagacagagagacagacacagagatgcagagagagagcgagataCGGAGGAAGGCACAGGGAAGACACAACCCAGAAAGGGAGAACAAAAAATAAAACGTGGACGGGATATGAAAAGACAGGAGATGGACAAAGAAACACGCACGAAGAGAAGCCGTAGCAACACTGTAAAATTTCCTCGTTGTTTGTTGCTCCCTTTATACGGACAGTCGACCATCACCCAACGGAGATGCCGAATATAAATCAGCCCAGCAACAGAGCAGACGGAGCCGTTCATGCCAGTCCGAGAATTGCCGCCATCCAGAAAGGGAAAGTGAGGGAAGCCTGTCCTCCACAAGACCCtgcctcccttttttttccttttgcttGACTTACACAGAGGAGCGCATCACCTCCACAttcgcgctgcggcgcagcagtcctCTTGCTGGAAGCAGGCAAATGTAGGGCACCAATCAAGAAGAGACAACACCGGCAGGATGGTCGAGATGTGTGGCACACGGACAGCGCATACGAGTTTGCGGGTCAAGAATGGCACGTCTCTTTTCGGGGGCACAACTTCCCTCGCGCCCATCGATTGGCAAGgtggtgtgcgcacgcacactctGACAGCAAAAcggcacacatacacgtccGAGCAGCTAGCACGCGCGTCCTTGGACTCCCCGCATCTCACGATAATACTCACAAAAATAGATACGGATGTGATGGAGACTCGAGCTCCGCTCTGCCCAACCGAGTTCTCGCGCGAGTAGGGGACCCCCGCTTCCCCTCCTTTTTACAGATCACTGTTGACGTGGTGGGAGCCGCCAGCGGCCCTGTAGCAGTGGTTGGCGTGCGACCAGTTCACCATGTTCCAAAATGCGGTCACGTAGGCCGCACGGTCGTTCCTGTAGTCGATGTAGTACGCGTGCTCCCATACATCACACGTCAAAATGGGCACAAGGTTGGGCTCCGTGAGCGGGCAGCCCGCGTCGTGCGTCTGGAGCACCTTCAGCTTGCCACTCGACGTGTCCTTCACGAGCCACACCCAGCCGGAGCCAAAATGACCGTTGGCCGCAGTCGTGAATTCCTTCTTGAAGTGCTCGAAGCTGCCGAAACATTCGACGATCGCGCTCGCGATTTGTCCGTGCGGCTTTGACCCGCCGCGCGGCGACAGGCACCGCCAGAAGAAGTCGTGGTTGAAGATCTGAGCCGCACAGTTGAAGGTGGGGCCCTTCTCAGACTTGATTACTTCCAGCAGCGACTTCGACGCAAGTTGCGAATTGGACTCCGCGGCAGCGTTCAGCTTCACGGCGTACCCCTTGTGGTGCTTCTCGTGATGGAAGGTGACCTGCTCCTTCGACATGCCCTTCGACGCGAGCGCGTCGTGGGGGTACGGTAGCGGCTTAACAGCGAACGGCATGACGCGGTTACGGAGCGGCAGGGAAAGGAAGGCGGAAACGCCAGTGAGAAGGACAAAGAAACAGCTCGAGGTGCGGGCGATAGAGCGTCTTGAGGCGAATGTGCGTGTATCGATATGTGTGAGCGAGAAACAGAGAACTGCAAGGGGAGAAACCGGTTCCAGCGCGGTCCAGAGAtgtgggtggtggagggTCAGCGCGGATgtgaagggagagaagatgGCAAGTCGTATGAAGTCCGAAGCGGATTGATAGCAGCACCACCATggagcgcagccgcagcctccccccttccctatTCACAAAAAGGAGCCAAATCACACGTAAAGCAGGCAGTGGTGGAGGGGGCATTCATCCGCATGTCCCACGGATGCGAACCCCAGCCGTGCAACTCTCCGAGGCGCCGCTTCATCCTGTtcacagcggcgctgccatTTCGTGGCGCCGATGGCGTATAGATGGACTTGCTGCTCGCTCATGAGCATCCGTATATAAGCAGTTCGTTGGACATCGCACCGTGCCCACACAGTTTGCTGAGGTCCCTTGAGGTCtcaacggcacacacacacacagagagagagagcacaaaTGTAGGATCTATGTGCGCTTCACTCAATAACCCCACCACCTttagttttttttttctcgtctGGGATGGGGGCAGGACGGCGGGGTCCtggcatgcgtgcgtgtgccttcTTTTGGTTCCGCTTTCCTGCATTGTCTCTTTATGGGAACTCAAGACGACTGGAACGGAGGGGGGTCGCCCTACCCACCGGagctccccccccacacacacacacacgcacacggagggaggaggaagggaaggcGAAACGagcaagaaaacaaaaagaaaacgtaACGCAccaacaaaaacaaaacgcACACCAAAGGAAAtcgaccacacacacacacaaaaaaaagaaacaccGAAAACGAAACAGAAAAGTCTTGAAAACGGATAGGCAGCTggggagaggaaaaaaaaaacgggaaCAGGCCACAGAAGGCGGTGCTTTGTGGCGAACCAAGACGTTCAAAGGCAAGGGCATCGCGCAGAAGTCGACAGaccgcgagagagagggtggcaGAAAgcgggagagaaagggaggctCGAGGGGTGCAGTGCCCACTCGGCTGTCTCCACACTGACCCAGCAACCAGCCGGCCACAATCCTCCTCATCCTTCCCACACTGCGCTCATCTGTTGAGGGCCTTCAGTGCGCACTAGTCGCCCAAGCTAAATGATAATAGTCAGCCGTAATTGGCCTTTTCAGCCACCCTGTACCATCTGGGCGCGTACATGGGCCTCGTGCTCTGTACATAGGCGCTTCTCTGCAAGCGTAGCCCCTACACCGGCATCGATGGGAGAAGCACGCAAGACATAGGAGGAGTCGCAGGGCGACTCCGCCGACAACATCCccgggagagaaaaaaaaacagtaCATGAAAACGCCCAAAAAGAGGCACCCACGccgacaagaaaaaaaagagagcacAGGTTCGGCTCAGTACATCtagcacacgcgcagaccgCACAACAAGggatgcagcagcggtcCACATCACCACACCCCATACGCATTCACAACAAGCAAGCACACGCCCTATTACACCATCCAACGGGAAAAACACTGCAGCCAAAAGACGCAAAGAAATCAGCccacatgtatatatatttcTAGTCCATCAGTCgtagcagagagagaaagggatgGCAAGAGGCGGGAAAAACGACTTGAAGTCAagttgggggtggggaaaTTGCACAGCGTCGGACGCACCTGCGTCGCCTCGGCAAGCGaacaaatatatatatataagcGCTGTTCACACAAGAAGTTTCACCGTTCCCTCTTCGCTTCCATAAGTAAGACGACATCAAGACTAGGGAAACCTGAATAATGATGATGTGAATCGCGCCGAAGCCCGGTGACGCGCATCAACAGAAACGTAGAGATGGGACAATCAGCAACGCATTCTGTCCTCTAGGAGAGGGGAGTTCACTTACTCGAACATTAACCACCCCCCATCATACAAGGTAGGAGCCGCTGAAGGGAGATGATCACTGTGAGCTCATGCGGCAGACGCCCACGAGCCGCAGCCCCACTTCGAAGACACCATCGCCGTGGAAGTCCCCCGCAAACATATAGACCAGCCGCCTGCGCGGTCGCaatcggcggtggcgcaaaCGAAGCGCAACATTTGGTAGAGAATGCTCATGTTCGCACGGATGCGGAGGTACATCATGTAAAGCGATGGAtgtgcccctccctccccccgcggACAACTAACTCAGAGAGCATACCGCAGAACTTGTGgcccgtgtgcgtgagcgCACGAAAAAGAAACTCTGTGAAAACGAACGCTTTCAGTACTCACGCTCTTCGATTCCCGCGCTCTACGATGacactgctgcggcaccggcggctgTCTTGTCCTCCTTCAGAATGCCGATCACCTGTGTCATGAAGTCGTCCTTCGCAGGATTCTTCTTGTATGCGGCCGCCGTGGAAATAGCGCTTTCGAAGAGCTGCACCACGTTGGTACCATCAGCGGCGGAGACGTAGTACAGCGGAAAGTTGTGTTTTTCAGCGAAAGCAAAACTCTTTGTTGTGACAGACGGATCGGTGTCGATCTTGTTGCACGCTACAAGGCACGGAATGTGCTCACGGTAGACGCGCATCTCGGAGAGCCACTTTTCTAAGTTTTTGTAGGTCGCCTTGCGTGTGCTGTCAAAGACAAGGATACAAGCGTGTGCGTCGTGATAGTAACTCGGGTGAACCGTGGCAAAGCGCTCCTGCCCGGCGGTGTCCCAAATGTCCAcgtccacctcctcaccATCTTCTGTCACGAAGTCGTAGCGGTACAGGGTGAGCGCGTAGGTGGACATCTGCACAGGGATGTACCGCTGCATCAAGAAGCGCTCGACCAGCTTTGACTTGCCCACCGCACTATCGCCGAGCAGGATGAGCTTGATGGGCTTGCGAGCCTCATCAGGGCGGTT contains these protein-coding regions:
- a CDS encoding putative iron superoxide dismutase, whose amino-acid sequence is MPFAVKPLPYPHDALASKGMSKEQVTFHHEKHHKGYAVKLNAAAESNSQLASKSLLEVIKSEKGPTFNCAAQIFNHDFFWQCLSPNGGGEPSGNLAKLIVECFGSFEHFKKEFTTAANGHFGSGWVWLVKDTSSGKLKVLQTHDAGCPLTEPNLVPILTCDVWEHAYYIDYRNDRAAYVTAFWNMVNWGFASNQL
- a CDS encoding putative rab11B GTPase yields the protein MTAEVKVLKPKIVFDNRPDEARKPIKLILLGDSAVGKSKLVERFLMQRYIPVQMSTYALTLYRYDFVTEDGEEVDVDIWDTAGQERFATVHPSYYHDAHACILVFDSTRKATYKNLEKWLSEMRVYREHIPCLVACNKIDTDPSVTTKSFAFAEKHNFPLYYVSAADGTNVVQLFESAISTAAAYKKNPAKDDFMTQVIGILKEDKTAAGAAAVSS
- a CDS encoding putative iron superoxide dismutase; this translates as MPFAVKPLPYPHDALASKGMSKEQVTFHHEKHHKGYAVKLNAAAESNSQLASKSLLEVIKSEKGPTFNCAAQIFNHDFFWRCLSPRGGSKPHGQIASAIVECFGSFEHFKKEFTTAANGHFGSGWVWLVKDTSSGKLKVLQTHDAGCPLTEPNLVPILTCDVWEHAYYIDYRNDRAAYVTAFWNMVNWSHANHCYRAAGGSHHVNSDL